In one Cervus elaphus chromosome 9, mCerEla1.1, whole genome shotgun sequence genomic region, the following are encoded:
- the LOC122700002 gene encoding zinc finger protein 333-like, translating to MHISVYTLSAQGPAWLQKESMEEAAMTPGRLATCPQEPVTFADVAVLFTPEEWLFLDSAQKSLYRDVMLENYRNLASVGDQLCKTRMSSHMEQREELCVTERGVFPGAQLGPHLQHQDSIPNQDILAAIPSIGMKREPPQVGENLYKYDELGKPFDSIKPLFQYPRFPAEGSPFEGRESRKSFLRTTRLIVPEKVPSGDKTYTCDKCARSFRYSSELIRHEKTHTAEKCFECQECRQAFKYFSNLRRHLKTHGGEKPFECSQCGKTFTRNFNLILHQRNHMGEKPYSCKDCGKAFTQPSSLRSHMRTHTGEKPFECGHCGKTFREHSSLKTHVRTHTREKPYQCTHCGKPFRTSTNLNVHKRIHTGEKLYECATCGQVLSRLSTLKSHMRIHTGEKPYPCPECGRAFGEPSSLRKHARTHTGKKPYVCPQCGRAFGQSSHLIVHVRTHTTGRPYECTQCDKAFRHSSSLSVHKRVHARGENVRTGDLPLSVSLPMEGPLAD from the exons GAGCCAGTCACCTTCGCGGATGTGGCCGTGCTGTTCACACCGGAAGAATGGCTGTTTCTAGACTCTGCCCAGAAAAGCCTATACAGAGACGTGATGCTGGAGAACTACAGGAACCTGGCCTCTGTGG GTGATCAACTCTGCAAAACCAGGATGTCTTCCCATATGGAGCAAAGAGAAGAGCTGTGCGTCACTGAGAGAGGGGTCTTCCCAGGAGCCCAGTTAG GTCCTCACCTTCAACACCAAGACTCAATTCCTAATCAAGATATTTTGGCAGCGATTCCATCCATTGGCATGAAAAGG GAGCCACCTCAGGTCGGAGAAAACCTCTATAAATATGATGAGCTTGGGAAGCCCTTTGACAGCATCAAACCGCTTTTTCAGTACCCGCGATTTCCTGCTGAAGGAAGCCCCTTTGAAGGTCGAGAGAGCCGAAAATCCTTCCTCCGGACCACCCGCCTCATCGTGCCTGAGAAAGTCCCCAGCGGGGACAAAACCTACACGTGCGACAAATGTGCAAGATCCTTCCGGTACAGCTCCGAGCTCATCCGGCACGAGAAGACGCACACCGCGGAGAAATGCTTCGAGTGTCAGGAGTGCCGGCAGGCCTTCAAGTACTTCTCCAACCTGCGGCGCCACCTGAAGACCCACGGCGGCGAGAAGCCCTTCGAGTGCAGCCAGTGCGGGAAGACCTTCACGAGGAACTTCAACCTGATCCTGCACCAGAGGAACCACATGGGCGAGAAGCCCTACTCGTGCAAGGACTGTGGCAAGGCTTTCACCCAGCCGTCCTCGCTGAGGAGCCACATGCGGACCCACACCGGAGAGAAGCCCTTCGAGTGCGGCCACTGTGGGAAGACCTTCCGGGAGCACTCGTCGCTGAAGACGCACGTGCGGACCCACACCCGAGAGAAGCCCTACCAGTGCACCCACTGCGGGAAGCCCTTCCGCACCAGCACCAACCTGAACGTGCACAAGCGGATCCACACCGGCGAGAAGCTCTACGAGTGCGCCACCTGCGGGCAGGTCCTGAGTCGGCTCTCCACCCTCAAGAGTCACATGCGGATCCACACCGGAGAGAAGCCCTACCCGTGCCCGGAGTGCGGGCGCGCCTTCGGCGAGCCCTCGTCCCTCAGGAAGCACGCGAGGACCCACACCGGCAAGAAGCCCTACGTGTGCCCGCAGTGCGGGCGAGCCTTCGGCCAGTCCTCGCACCTCATCGTCCACGTGAGAACCCACACCACGGGGAGACCCTACGAATGCACTCAGTGTGACAAAGCCTTCCGACACAGCTCTTCACTCAGCGTGCACAAGAGGGTTCACGCCAGGGGAGAAAACGTCAGGACCGGCGACCtgcctctgtctgtgtctctgccCATGGAAGGGCCCCTTGCTGATTAA